Genomic segment of Xanthobacter dioxanivorans:
GGCTGGGCTTTACCGGTGCCGTGCTGGGAGCCCTGGCGACTGTCACAGCCGGTGCGCTCGCCTATGTCGGCGTGCTTTACGGCCACGCTGCGAGTAACCGCGACGCAGCCGTTCACCGGATCACCGGATACCTCGCGACCATCCGCAACCTCTATTCGACCTGGATGGAAATGCGCGACACCGCGGACACCGATCCTAACCAGTTGATGAAGATCGACACGTTGCGGAGCCAGCTCCAGCGGCCGGATATCACCGTTGCCCTTTATGACTCGATCCTGCAGGAGGATCAGGTCGCGATCTTCGTGTTCTGCAATACGCTGAGGGTCGCCCTCACGCACGGCCATCCGCACCAGCACAATGCCGCGGATATCGCCCTCTACATCTTCGAGGACGTGACGCGGGCCCTGACGATCCGGAAGCGTCTCCTCGAAGAAGGCAAGCCGCTCCGTGAGGTGCAATCCACGAAGTTCCTGCGGCCGGATCCCTACATCAAGGCGCTGTCCTCCGGGCAAACCGACGAACTGGCTGCGCACAAGGCATGGGTCAATTTCGCGCCGGCGGTGACCGCCGATCCATTGCCGGCCCAGCTGGCAACCGGAGCATAAGGCGTGGATGGAAGGCCGTGGTCCGGTGTTGAACTGTCGGATCGACCAGCCTGACGTGGAACCACGCCACCAAACGCTCCTCTGCCAAGGTCTATTGCAGCTACCCCACCAGCATGGCGTGGTAGCGTTCTCGCGGAGCGGCGACCCCGACTATGGGAGTAGGACGAAGCGGTGGTGCTGGTGGCCTGCGTGCTCGGCCGGCAAGACCTCGGATGATGCAGCGGCCGGCTTGGGGCGCAGGTGTCAAGTTCAATCGGCCCTGTATGGCTGCGACGAGCGTTGGACGGCCCGGTCGATCAGCGCGTCGATCGACAGGGCGCCCGGCCCGCGCAGGATCAGCAGGAGAAAACAGGTGGCCCAGACCCCATGGGTCGGCCACGCGTCCGGATAGACGAAGATCTCGATCACCGCGGTCATGGCCAGCAGGGCCGCCGCGGACAGGCGGGTGGCGAGGCCGAGGACGAGGAGCGCCGGAAAGACGTGCTCGGCAAACGCCGCGAGGTGCGCCGCGAGCCAGGGGTCGACCAGCGGCAGCTGGTATTCCTCCCGGAACAGTGCGACGGCGCCATCGGTCACATGCCAGCCCTCCACCTTGGTCTGGCCGGACTGCCAGAAGACGGCAGCGGGAAAAATCCGGGCACACAGGCACGCGATGCCGATGGGAACGGTATCAAGCCGGTCGCGCAGGCGCGCGATCACGGGCAGGAAACGGGGCGCGGTCGGGTGCGCAAGCTCGTTGGCGGTCACGGCATTCCTCCCTCAGGGGTCTCGATGCGGCAGGCGCGACCGGCGCCGATCAGGTCGGCGAGCGCCGCGGCAAGGTCGAAGCCGGGGTCGCTCGAGGCGGCGCCGGCCACGGCCGCGCCGAGCGGATCGCCCGCGGCCAGATGCTCCAAGAATACGGCTGCCCCCAGGGGCACGCGCCGCACCTTGACGTCGAGACCGGGACGGTCGACCAGCACCGCCTCGCCCGACCAATCCACGATGGGCCCGGCGACGGCCCATCCCCGCGCCATGGCGAGGATGGTGCCCACCGGATGAGCGGAGCGCACCACAGCCACCGCAGGATGAAGCTCGATGCGCAGCGCCGCGAGCGCGCCGGGCGCGACCTCCGCGAACGCCTCGCCGCCGAGGCGGGGGACATCGGCGGCATGGCTGGCCCGGGAGACCGCGACCTCCACGCGCGCCACGTCCGCGAGATAAGTCATGGCGCCGGCCGGCGGGAAACCGGCGATGAAGGCGGGCAGCGCGTCCCCATATGCCATCAGCAGCGGCGAGGCCGGCGGATGGCGCAGGATGAAGTCCCGGGCCATGGCGCGGAAGAACTCCTCGCCCACCAGGTCCGCCACCGCCGGGAAGCGCGCTTCCAGGGCCCGGATGAGCCCCACGGCCACGTTGTTGCGGTAGACAGCGAACCTGCGATCCGCCGGGCCCGAGAGGCCGGGCGGAGGGCGCCGGTCCGCGGCGGTCAGCGCGTCGGCGAACGCCTGAAGGGAAGAAGGGGCCATGGCTCAGGCCGCCGCGCGCGCGTGCCGCGCCAGCACGGTGGCGGCGCGCTCGGCCTCCCCGCGCAGCACCGCCCATTGGGGGACGTCGTTGTCCCATTCGATAAGGCTCGGCAGCGGCCCGGTCCGCGCGATCACCTCGCTGAAAAGCGCCCACACAGGCTCCGCCACCGGCGCGCCGTGGGCATCGATGAGGAGAGGCGCGCCGGTCTCGTCGCTGTCGGCATCGTGGCCACCGAGGTGGATCTCCCCCACCGCCTCGAAGGGAAAGTCCGCGAGGTAGGCGCGGGCATCGGTTCCGTGATTGACGGCCGAGACGAAGACGTTGTTGACGTCGAGCAGCAGGCCGCATCCAGTGCGCGCCACCACGCCGGCGAGGAATTCCACCTCGCCGAGGGTACTTTCCTCGAACCGGACGTAGGTCGAGGGATTCTCCAGCAGCATCTGCCGGCCCAGGACGTCCTGCACCTGCGCGACATGGCCGGTGACACGCGCGAGGGTTTGCTCCGTGTAGGGCAGTGGCAGCAGATCATTGAAGAAGGAGCCCGCGTGCGACGACCAGGCGAGATGCTCGGAAAAGCTCTCCGGTCGGTGGCGGTCCAGAACGACACGCAGGCGCGCGAGGTGCGCCGTGTCGAGCGGCGCCTCCCCGCCGATGGAGAGCCCCACCCCGTGGACGGATAGCGCGAAGCGCTCGCGCAGGGCAGCGAGCTGCGCATGGGGCCGCCCACCAGCGCCCATGTAGTTCTCGGCGTGGACCTCGACGAAGCGCACCGGCCCAGGATCGGCGAGCAGGGCGTCGAGATGCTCCGCCTTGAAGCCGACGCCGGCGCCGGCGGGAAGAAAGGACGTCATGGGAAGGCTCCTCGATCGCGCGTGGGACCGACGGAGGGCGCCAGCGGGCGCCCTCCCGAACGTGGACGCGGGGCGGCCTTACATGGCCTTCAGATGGCCCATGCCCTTCGGCGTCTTGATCGCCTCGCACGTGCCCTTGGCGACGTACTTCCACGCTTTGCCGTCGTAGTTGACCTTGGCGGTGCCGGCGCAGGTGGTGCCGGCTCCGGCGGCGCAATCGTTCTGGCCCGCAAGGGCGATGCCGTAGCACTTGTCCATGCCGGGCTGCTCGGCCACGGGCCCGGCGGCGGCGCTCGCCACCATGCCGAGCGCGGCGGTGAGGGAGCCGGCGAGGGTAGCGGCGATGAACGTGGTCTTCGTGGTCATGGGTCGTTCTCCGTGGAAGATTGGTGCGCGGCAGGCGGCTGTTGTCCTGCGCCATCTCCTTGTTCGGAGGGACCCGCCATTGCGTTACACGTGGCGACGAAGAAATATGCGCGCGAAATAATCGTCGGTGTCGTCCGCCCGGACCGTAACGATCCCGCCGCTTCGCGCGAACTGACCTTTAGGAATGTGTCGATGGACGACCGCGAGCAGCGGTGGGCGCAAATGATGCAGGCCGCGCTTGCCGGGGATCAGCCGGCATACGAGCAGTTGCTGCGCGAGATGGCCCCCGCAGTGCGCGCGGTGGTCCGCCGCCGGCTGTCGCGCCTCGGCGCTCCCACCGGCGAGACGGAGGATGTGGTGCAGGAAACGCTCCTCGCTGTGCACCTGAAGCGGCACACCTGGCGCAGCGCCGACCCGATCGGGCCCTGGCTCTGGACCATCGCCCGCAACAAGCTGGTTGACCACCTGCGCCGGCGGGGGCGCCGCGTGGAGGTGCCTGTGGAAAATTTCGCCGACATCCTGCCGGCGCCGGAAGAGCGGCCCGACACCGCGGCCGCAGACGTGCAGCGTCATCTCGCCTTGCTGCCGGAGAAGCAGCAGGCGGTGCTGCGGGCGGTGGCGGTCGACGGCGCCTCCATCGGCGAGACGGCGGAGCGCATGCGCATGACCCCCGGCGCCGTGCGGGTGGCTCTGCACCGGGCGTTCGCGAGCCTCGCGACGCTCCTCAGGACGGACGAGTGAAGGAAACGACGCCGTGAAGACGGAAGACCTCATACGCGGACTCGCCGCCGACGGACACCCGGGGCGCAGCCTGGAGCGCGGAATGGCGCTCGGCCTGCTGGCAGGCGTGGTGGCGGCCGCGGCCCTGTTCGTGCTGATCCTCGCGCCCCGCTCGGGACTTCTCTCACTGCTGGAGGAGTGGCGCATCCTTCTCAAGTTCGCCGTGACGCTGACGCTTGCCGCCGCGGCGGTCATTCTGGCACTGAGGCTGTCGCGGCCGGGCGCCGATGCCACGCGTCCAGTGCTGGCGCTGCTGCTGCCCGCTGCCGTGCTGGCGGCAGGGGTCGCCGTCGAGTTGCTCTCGACGCCACGCGCCGAGTGGCGGGCGGATTTCATCGGCCACTATGCGGTCTATTGCGTGTCGCTCATCCCGCTCCTGGCGGCGCCGGTGCTCGGCGCGCTCCTTCTGGCTCTGCAGCGCGGCGCCCCGACCCGCCCGGCCGTTGCAGGCGCCGCCGCGGGCCTGGCCGCTGGGGGCCTCGGCGCCGCGCTCTACGCCCTCCACTGCATCGATGATTCTCCCCTCTTCGTGCTGGCGTGGTATGGCATCGGCATCGGCATCGTCACAGGGGTGGGGGCCGCTTTGGGGAGGCGCGTTCTCGCTTGGTGACCTGCTTTTGAGGGTGGACGTTCCCGGAAAATTCCGCGCCTCAAAAAAAACGGTCCAAGTGATTTTGGGCTCAGTCGCGCGGGCAAGGCAGGAGCGCGGACGGCGGCCGCCGGTTTTGCCCCCCACCCCTCCAGCGCGTTCTTGCGCGCGAAGACCCTGGGGGGGCACATCCACCTTCTCCCGGCGAGATAGGCGCAGCGGATGCCGCCCCCGATCGCACTCAAGGCATTGCGATAACGTGCAATTTTCTCTTGACGAACTGCTCCGCATGTCCGAGCGCAACAGGCGTACGTTGGAGTGCCTGTTATGCGCGCCGCCATTGGCTACCTTCGTGCCAGCACCTCCAGGCAGGGCAAGTCCGGTCTAGGGTTGGAAGCTCAGCGCGAAGCCATCGCCCGCTTTGCCGCCACCGAAGGCTTTGAGATCCAGGGCGAACACATCGAAGTCGAGACCGGAAAGGGCATCGATGCCCTTGACCGTCGGCCGGAACTGACGGCAGCGCTGGCCGCGGCCAAGCGGCGCAAATGCCCGGTGATCGTCGCGAAGTTGGATCGCTTGAGCCGCGACGTGGCGTTCATCGCGGGGCTCATGTCGCAGCGCGTGCCCTTCATCGCCGCCGAGCTGGGGGCAGATGCAGACCCGTTTACGTTGCACATTTTTGCGGCTTTCGCGGAGAAAGAACGGCGTCTTATCTCAGCCCGTACCCGTAGCGCGTTGGCCGCTGCGAAGGCCCGCGGTCAGCAGCTCGGCCGGTTCGGCGCCGAGCATCTTGCGCCGCGGTTCAAGGCCGAGGCAGAGGAGAGAACCCAGCTTCTCGCGCCTGTATTCGCTGAACTCAACAGCATGACCGCGCGCGCTGCCGCCGATGAACTGACCCGCTGCGGCATCAGCGCGCCCGCCGGCGGCCCATGGTTCCCTATGCAGGTCCAGCGCGTCCGCAAGCGCCTGGCCGCAGCCTGATCCCGGCGCGGCATCGCCGGCCGGCCCCGCACCTTCCTCCGATCGTCCCCACACCGCTCTGCGTCCCGGGCGGTTCCACGATTTCTTTATGTCGGCTTATGTCAGGAAAGGGGTAGATGGCTCCCCGGGGTCGGCGAAGATGCGAACTACGAGTTCTCGATTTCCCTACTCCCAACTACGCCAGAGCTGCCCAAAATGCGCAAGCGCGACCGGGATCGCGCAGAAGCACTACGCCTCGCCGGCGGCCCGAAGCCCTCGCTGAGGGACCGAGCCGTCGCCCTGGCCAATGAGCGCGGCGTGGTGCGGACGCGCGATCTAACGGACATCGGGGTCCCTCGCTGTTACTTGGCCCGCATGTGCGAAGAGGGCCTGCTCATAAAGGTCGGATATGGCCAGTATCGCGCGGCCGATCGTCAGGCGGCTTGAGGGGCGGTGGACGCTGACCGAGGTCCGGTGAACCATGCCGCCGCCAAGTCGGCATTTTGATCCATTTCGGATCGAATGGATGCAAACGCGTCGCAATAGCATTACCTCACTGGTCGGACTACAGTCCTGTCGGCCGTGCTGCCGATCCGAGTCGGTTGCGCTCCCGCAAGGTGAAAATTCCGGCGGGCAATTCCCATATTGGTTGAGGCGGTTGCCGCTCGGCCGGGCACATAAATTCCGGGAGTGCCATGACAGGAGGTTGCCGGAATCACAGGAGGAGTTCCGATCGCTGGAAGCGCATATCGAACTGAGACACCTGCGCTATGCGGTCGCCGCTGCGCATTACCGCAGTTTTCGGCGGGCGGCTGAGGCGCTTGGGGTCAAGCAATCGACCCTGAGCCGCTGCATTTCGCAATTGGAAGAGCGTCTGGGCGTCGTGTTGTTCGAACGAACCAGCGGTGGCGTTCGGCTGACTACGGCTGGCGTCGAGATATTGCGGACCTCTCGGCATCTTGTCGAAACGGTCGATCATATGGCCGCGACCGCCAAGGAAATCGGCAGGGGCGAGGCCGGCCGCCTCACGGTCGGATTCTACACCTCGCTGTCGGCCGGGAACCTGCGGGCCAGCCTGATCGAGTATGCGTCGCGGTTCCCGAAGGTCGAAATCCAGACATATGAAGGCGCACGCGCATGCCTGTTCGCCGGCGTCGATGCTGGCCGGCTTGATGTCGCCATCGTGACGGGTGATCCGATCTCTCGCGAGGGGAAGGTCATGGGTCTCTGGAGCGAGCGCATCATGGTCGCGCTGCCCGAAGGTCACCGATTGGCCGGCAACAACATCGTCTATTGGACCGATCTGAAGGACGAGACCTTCCTTTTCAGCCAGCGTGATCCCGGGCCGGAGATCCAGGACATCTTGCTGGCGAAGCTCGCCGCGCCGGGCGAGCGGCCCAAGGTCATCAGTCACGATGTCAGCCGCGAGAACATCAAGAGCCTCGTGGGAGCGGGTTTCGGCGTCAGCCTGATGTGCGAAGCCTGCATAGGGGCCACCTACACAGGCGTCGTCTACCGCGAGGCGCGGGACGGCAATGGCCCGAGCCGGATCAATTACGCGGCCTATTGGCAGAGCGACAATGACAATCCGGCGCTGGCGGGTTTCATCAACCTGCTGCAAGAGCGCTATCCCTCCTTGCCCGCGGGCGACTGACGCGGCCGCCGCGCCTTCGCGAATCCGCGATCGGTGGCCATGAAGCGCTCCACCATGGCGACGATCAGCTTGGCCGGGTCGCTTACCGGATGGTCGGTCTCGCGGGCTAGGATTTCCGCGTAAGCGACAAGGTCGCGATGAACGGTCGCCGGAAATTCGATCGCGAGCTTGACCGGTTTGTCGTCGGCGACGACTCCGAGCTTCAGCTTTGCCATGTCAGCCTCCGTAGGGTTCGAGGATGAGGTCGCGGGTGACGATGACGCGAACGGGGAACCCCGGGCGAATCGTCAAGGTCGGGGCGATGTTCAACTGGCGGCGAACGATCTGCTGACCGGCATCGTTGATCGTGTCTTGCCCCCCGTTGCGGATCGCCTGGATCAGACGGTCGTCGTCGTTGGTGGCGAGTTCTGCCCCAATGCTCAGTAGCGTGGATAGGCCCGCCGCTTTGGCGAGATCCCACCAGTGATAGTCGACGCCGTCCTGGAGGCCGGCATAACCTTCGGCATCAGCGCCAGGTTGACGCTCGAGCACGATCGAGCGGCCGTTCGGGAAGATCAGCCGGTTCCAGACCAGCAGCACGCGGCTTTGGCCGAACTGAACATTGTTGTCGTACTGGCCAATGATGCGGGTGCCTTGGGGCACAAGAAGGACGCGACCCGTCGGGCTGTCATAGATGTTCTCCGTCACTTGCGCGGTGATCTGGCCCGGAAGATCGGACCGGATGCCGGTGATGAGCGCGGCCGAAATCACGGCGCCCGCCTGAAGGATGTTCGGCGACGCCGGAGCCGCTATGCGATCCGGCGAGACGGTGCGGCGATCGGCGGCGGCGTTGAGGAAGGCGAGTTGCCGATCCTGGGCCGACGGCGTTGCTGGCTGGGGAGCAAGCCCGAGGCTGGCGAGGTCAGGTGTGGGTGGCGGAACAACCCTCGCAGTGCCAGAGGCTGATGGTGGCGTCGGCCGGTTCTCCGTGCCGGCGA
This window contains:
- a CDS encoding HvfC/BufC N-terminal domain-containing protein, whose amino-acid sequence is MAPSSLQAFADALTAADRRPPPGLSGPADRRFAVYRNNVAVGLIRALEARFPAVADLVGEEFFRAMARDFILRHPPASPLLMAYGDALPAFIAGFPPAGAMTYLADVARVEVAVSRASHAADVPRLGGEAFAEVAPGALAALRIELHPAVAVVRSAHPVGTILAMARGWAVAGPIVDWSGEAVLVDRPGLDVKVRRVPLGAAVFLEHLAAGDPLGAAVAGAASSDPGFDLAAALADLIGAGRACRIETPEGGMP
- a CDS encoding LysR family transcriptional regulator, whose translation is MPESQEEFRSLEAHIELRHLRYAVAAAHYRSFRRAAEALGVKQSTLSRCISQLEERLGVVLFERTSGGVRLTTAGVEILRTSRHLVETVDHMAATAKEIGRGEAGRLTVGFYTSLSAGNLRASLIEYASRFPKVEIQTYEGARACLFAGVDAGRLDVAIVTGDPISREGKVMGLWSERIMVALPEGHRLAGNNIVYWTDLKDETFLFSQRDPGPEIQDILLAKLAAPGERPKVISHDVSRENIKSLVGAGFGVSLMCEACIGATYTGVVYREARDGNGPSRINYAAYWQSDNDNPALAGFINLLQERYPSLPAGD
- a CDS encoding recombinase family protein, coding for MRAAIGYLRASTSRQGKSGLGLEAQREAIARFAATEGFEIQGEHIEVETGKGIDALDRRPELTAALAAAKRRKCPVIVAKLDRLSRDVAFIAGLMSQRVPFIAAELGADADPFTLHIFAAFAEKERRLISARTRSALAAAKARGQQLGRFGAEHLAPRFKAEAEERTQLLAPVFAELNSMTARAAADELTRCGISAPAGGPWFPMQVQRVRKRLAAA
- a CDS encoding NrsF family protein, giving the protein MKTEDLIRGLAADGHPGRSLERGMALGLLAGVVAAAALFVLILAPRSGLLSLLEEWRILLKFAVTLTLAAAAVILALRLSRPGADATRPVLALLLPAAVLAAGVAVELLSTPRAEWRADFIGHYAVYCVSLIPLLAAPVLGALLLALQRGAPTRPAVAGAAAGLAAGGLGAALYALHCIDDSPLFVLAWYGIGIGIVTGVGAALGRRVLAW
- a CDS encoding sigma-70 family RNA polymerase sigma factor; protein product: MDDREQRWAQMMQAALAGDQPAYEQLLREMAPAVRAVVRRRLSRLGAPTGETEDVVQETLLAVHLKRHTWRSADPIGPWLWTIARNKLVDHLRRRGRRVEVPVENFADILPAPEERPDTAAADVQRHLALLPEKQQAVLRAVAVDGASIGETAERMRMTPGAVRVALHRAFASLATLLRTDE
- a CDS encoding BufA1 family periplasmic bufferin-type metallophore; this encodes MTTKTTFIAATLAGSLTAALGMVASAAAGPVAEQPGMDKCYGIALAGQNDCAAGAGTTCAGTAKVNYDGKAWKYVAKGTCEAIKTPKGMGHLKAM
- the bufB gene encoding MNIO family bufferin maturase; translated protein: MTSFLPAGAGVGFKAEHLDALLADPGPVRFVEVHAENYMGAGGRPHAQLAALRERFALSVHGVGLSIGGEAPLDTAHLARLRVVLDRHRPESFSEHLAWSSHAGSFFNDLLPLPYTEQTLARVTGHVAQVQDVLGRQMLLENPSTYVRFEESTLGEVEFLAGVVARTGCGLLLDVNNVFVSAVNHGTDARAYLADFPFEAVGEIHLGGHDADSDETGAPLLIDAHGAPVAEPVWALFSEVIARTGPLPSLIEWDNDVPQWAVLRGEAERAATVLARHARAAA
- a CDS encoding DUF2274 domain-containing protein, whose product is MAKLKLGVVADDKPVKLAIEFPATVHRDLVAYAEILARETDHPVSDPAKLIVAMVERFMATDRGFAKARRPRQSPAGKEG
- a CDS encoding DoxX family protein → MPVIARLRDRLDTVPIGIACLCARIFPAAVFWQSGQTKVEGWHVTDGAVALFREEYQLPLVDPWLAAHLAAFAEHVFPALLVLGLATRLSAAALLAMTAVIEIFVYPDAWPTHGVWATCFLLLILRGPGALSIDALIDRAVQRSSQPYRAD
- a CDS encoding type IV toxin-antitoxin system AbiEi family antitoxin domain-containing protein, whose product is MRKRDRDRAEALRLAGGPKPSLRDRAVALANERGVVRTRDLTDIGVPRCYLARMCEEGLLIKVGYGQYRAADRQAA
- a CDS encoding TrbI/VirB10 family protein yields the protein MSEPEARKEDEDAPLTGSTADAAAPMRLRAEAPRVTRLSRKVLASIGLVASVGLGGALIYALQTRDGGKSAEELYSTENRSTADGLAGLPRDYSGVPQLGPPLPGDLGRPILGAQNRGQPVPNPGIAPPNPGLSAEEQRRLQEIESARTAKLFAGTENRPTPPSASGTARVVPPPTPDLASLGLAPQPATPSAQDRQLAFLNAAADRRTVSPDRIAAPASPNILQAGAVISAALITGIRSDLPGQITAQVTENIYDSPTGRVLLVPQGTRIIGQYDNNVQFGQSRVLLVWNRLIFPNGRSIVLERQPGADAEGYAGLQDGVDYHWWDLAKAAGLSTLLSIGAELATNDDDRLIQAIRNGGQDTINDAGQQIVRRQLNIAPTLTIRPGFPVRVIVTRDLILEPYGG